A single genomic interval of Romboutsia ilealis harbors:
- a CDS encoding ABC transporter permease has translation MSVIKSSLINLKGHKLRVFVTLLWIIMGITSSILVSSIGNGLKKEVTDSVNRVNPNKTRIYFESSDSNMANMETFLNPFKLEDIDELSFIEGVERISASKDDFSMGSMYYSDASFDKKTTYLDIKEFNDDKIVPVFGRNFSYDDENRKVIIITMQNAIDLFNSPKEALGKGITINNHIYEVIGIIDENSIKNNSESNIKNMYYDDMNYIYSYMPKKAFNDLMNQFSYPQEIYSLDLVVSKGYDMYEVSGNVINKLYELHPDINGSYNIDDPTEETKELESMISTINKFVTLITAISMFVGGVGVMNIMYVSVMERQREIGIRRAIGAKPLDILVQFLVEAIFITVLGGIIGIVIGFIVVNYASNYLPFKALPNINSLLFASVTTVITGTIFGIVPAIKASKLDPIKAIYK, from the coding sequence ATGAGTGTAATTAAGAGTTCTTTAATTAATTTAAAAGGTCATAAACTTCGTGTTTTTGTTACCTTGCTTTGGATTATAATGGGTATAACTTCATCTATATTAGTAAGTTCTATAGGAAATGGGCTAAAAAAAGAAGTTACTGATTCAGTTAATCGTGTAAATCCAAACAAAACTAGAATTTATTTCGAATCAAGTGATTCTAATATGGCTAATATGGAAACATTTTTAAATCCATTTAAATTAGAAGATATTGATGAGTTATCATTTATAGAAGGTGTTGAAAGAATAAGTGCTAGTAAAGATGATTTCAGTATGGGGTCTATGTATTATTCAGATGCATCCTTTGATAAAAAAACTACATATTTAGATATTAAAGAGTTTAATGATGATAAAATAGTACCTGTATTTGGTAGAAATTTTTCTTATGATGATGAAAATAGAAAAGTTATAATTATTACTATGCAAAATGCCATTGATTTATTTAATAGTCCGAAAGAAGCTTTAGGTAAAGGTATCACTATAAATAATCATATTTATGAAGTAATAGGTATTATCGATGAAAACTCAATTAAAAATAATTCTGAAAGTAATATTAAAAATATGTATTATGATGATATGAATTATATATATTCATATATGCCTAAAAAAGCATTCAATGATTTAATGAATCAATTTTCTTATCCTCAAGAAATATATTCTCTAGATTTAGTTGTATCTAAAGGATATGATATGTATGAAGTTTCAGGTAATGTTATAAATAAGCTATATGAATTACATCCTGATATAAATGGTTCTTATAATATTGATGACCCTACAGAGGAAACTAAAGAACTTGAATCTATGATTTCTACTATAAATAAATTTGTAACACTTATAACTGCTATATCAATGTTTGTAGGCGGTGTTGGAGTTATGAATATAATGTATGTGTCTGTAATGGAACGTCAAAGAGAAATAGGTATAAGACGTGCTATAGGAGCTAAACCTTTAGATATATTAGTACAGTTTTTAGTTGAAGCTATATTTATTACGGTTTTAGGAGGTATAATTGGTATAGTAATTGGATTTATAGTTGTAAATTATGCATCTAATTATTTACCATTTAAAGCTCTTCCTAATATAAATAGTCTACTATTTGCAAGTGTAACTACTGTAATTACTGGAACTATATTCGGTATTGTTCCAGCTATTAAAGCATCTAAACTAGATCCAATTAAAGCTATTTATAAATAA
- a CDS encoding ABC transporter ATP-binding protein, with translation MSSLIKLKDINKYYKVGKEKFHVLKSLNINIEEGDFVMIMGKSGSGKTTLLNVLAFLDKFDTGSYFFNYENVSSLNENQRSVFRNKYIGFIFQQFNLIETLNIYQNVELPLIYDGKLNKSERENIVKEKLEQVGLLDKIKSLPLQLSGGQQQRVAIARSLVNNPKLIFADEPTGALDSETSDDIMSLLKELNKQGKTIIMVTHDADLIKYATKVIRLKDGVLYEEALNECN, from the coding sequence GTGAGTAGTTTAATAAAGCTTAAAGATATTAATAAGTATTATAAGGTGGGTAAAGAAAAATTTCATGTTTTAAAGTCACTAAACATTAATATAGAAGAAGGCGACTTTGTAATGATAATGGGTAAATCAGGTAGTGGTAAAACTACTTTGCTTAATGTATTAGCTTTTTTAGATAAGTTTGATACGGGTTCATATTTTTTTAATTATGAAAATGTAAGTAGCTTAAATGAGAATCAACGTTCAGTTTTTAGGAATAAATATATTGGGTTTATTTTTCAACAATTTAATTTAATAGAAACATTAAATATTTATCAAAATGTAGAGCTGCCTCTAATTTACGATGGAAAGTTAAATAAATCTGAAAGAGAAAATATAGTTAAAGAAAAATTAGAACAAGTTGGTCTTTTAGATAAAATAAAAAGTCTACCACTTCAGCTATCTGGTGGACAACAACAACGTGTAGCTATAGCTCGTTCTCTAGTAAATAATCCTAAGCTTATATTTGCTGATGAGCCAACAGGAGCTTTAGATAGTGAGACTAGTGATGATATTATGAGTTTATTAAAAGAACTAAATAAACAAGGTAAAACTATAATAATGGTTACACATGATGCTGACTTAATAAAGTATGCCACTAAGGTTATACGACTTAAAGATGGTGTGTTATATGAGGAGGCTTTAAATGAGTGTAATTAA
- a CDS encoding uracil-DNA glycosylase family protein, whose protein sequence is MKKTLHDYKDIIKKLPIKNKYTKEELLIDDFLIEKSNNIEIYYAPHNEYFNPKAKIFIVGITPGFQQMSTAIATARKELEFTDDINEIQYRCKVAARFSGSLRKNIINMLDDIKLNEVLHLESVSEIFEEKDYLLHTISLIPYPVFVKKENYTGHTPKLNKSEILMKYVYEHFICEFKKIENYKEILLVPLGKAVEDVLLKLKDDGVIGENQILIGFPHPSGANVNRLKQFEKNKENMKRFIKNKF, encoded by the coding sequence ATGAAAAAAACATTACATGACTATAAAGATATAATAAAAAAACTACCTATAAAAAATAAATATACAAAAGAAGAATTATTAATAGATGACTTTCTTATCGAGAAATCAAATAATATAGAGATATATTATGCTCCACATAATGAATATTTTAATCCAAAGGCAAAAATATTTATTGTAGGTATAACTCCAGGTTTTCAACAAATGAGTACGGCTATAGCAACAGCTAGAAAAGAATTAGAATTTACAGATGATATTAATGAAATTCAATATAGATGCAAGGTAGCAGCTAGATTTAGTGGTAGTTTAAGGAAAAATATCATTAATATGCTAGACGATATAAAGTTAAATGAAGTACTACATTTAGAAAGTGTAAGTGAAATATTTGAGGAAAAAGATTATTTACTACATACAATATCTCTTATTCCATACCCTGTATTTGTAAAGAAAGAAAACTATACAGGACATACTCCTAAGCTAAATAAAAGTGAAATTTTAATGAAATATGTATATGAACATTTTATATGTGAATTCAAAAAAATAGAGAATTATAAAGAAATATTATTAGTACCATTAGGTAAAGCTGTAGAAGATGTATTATTAAAATTGAAAGATGACGGAGTTATAGGTGAAAATCAAATTTTAATTGGATTTCCTCATCCATCAGGGGCTAATGTTAATAGATTAAAGCAATTTGAAAAAAATAAAGAAAATATGAAAAGATTTATTAAAAATAAATTTTAA
- a CDS encoding nucleic acid-binding protein, translated as MRICKQCNSEMINGFDIKIDGAGYGIKITKNSTIFSEKIEKPKVAICPKCGEVSLYIEKLEKILSK; from the coding sequence ATGAGAATATGTAAGCAATGTAATTCTGAAATGATTAATGGCTTTGATATTAAAATTGATGGCGCTGGATATGGTATTAAAATTACTAAAAATAGCACTATATTTTCAGAGAAAATAGAAAAACCTAAAGTTGCAATTTGCCCTAAATGTGGTGAAGTCTCTTTATATATCGAAAAATTAGAGAAAATTTTAAGTAAATAG
- a CDS encoding calcium-translocating P-type ATPase, PMCA-type: MYYKQKYIESIKSLKSNINGLSSDEAKNRLSEYGYNELKEGYKVPAWKLFLESFKDPLVIILLIAAIVQIFLGEVVESIIIFIVIILNSILGVTQTKKAEGSLESLKKLSAPKAKVIRDNQKQTIEGRELVPGDIVILEAGDYIPADGRIIEAQTLKIVEGMLTGESEPVLKHSEKIDEDVGIGDQKNMVFSGSLVVYGRGTFVVTSTGMNTEMGKVANLLETAENKQTPLQQKLDEFSKKLGVLIVAIAALIFIIQVVRSFMSGSDIPKARIIADSFMFSIAVAVAAIPEALSSIVTIVLSVGTNDMAKKQAIIRQLPAVETLGSTSVICTDKTGTLTQNKMTVVDFYMYETPKEDMNPKNINYSYQSKILTVASAICNDSNINNEGKEIGDPTEVALIKFANTRNLDYNTLRDRYNRLNEIPFDSDRKLMSTVNNIHGNVYMFTKGAPDVVFSRCKYAMVDGDIVDINEDILNAYKRMNEEFSNKALRVLAFAIKDVEDDNFVPLLEDEDNMTLVGLMAMIDPPREEVYKAVREAKSAGIKTVMITGDHKTTAAAIAKDIGIMDECDIALTGQELDSLTDEELDEKLEHIPVYARVSPENKIRIVKAWQKKGKITAMTGDGVNDAPALKQADIGIGMGSGTDVAKDAAAMILVDDNFATIVNAVEVGRTVYKNIKKSITYLFAGNFAGIIAILFAVFANWENPFTTLQLLFINLVTDSLPAISLGFEKPEKNIMTKSPRDQDESILAGGTIQAVLFRGTIIGIVVIIAQFIGRQISTYVGTAMAFSTITLCRILQTLPARSNEYTLKEIGVFSNMYVIYATIACLLIYGLTLLPFMRPIFDIPLEFGIYQLGICVLLAIISTLIMEIIKFRKSNER; encoded by the coding sequence ATGTATTATAAACAAAAATATATAGAATCTATAAAGTCCTTAAAATCAAATATAAATGGATTAAGTAGTGATGAAGCTAAAAATAGATTATCTGAATATGGATATAATGAACTTAAAGAAGGATATAAAGTTCCAGCTTGGAAGTTATTTTTAGAAAGCTTCAAAGATCCATTAGTTATAATACTCTTAATAGCAGCTATTGTACAAATATTTTTAGGTGAGGTTGTTGAATCTATAATAATATTTATAGTTATAATACTAAATTCAATATTAGGAGTAACTCAAACTAAAAAAGCAGAGGGTTCATTAGAAAGCTTAAAAAAATTATCTGCACCAAAAGCAAAAGTAATAAGAGATAATCAAAAACAAACTATAGAAGGACGAGAATTAGTTCCTGGAGATATAGTAATCCTTGAAGCCGGAGATTATATTCCAGCAGACGGAAGAATTATAGAAGCACAAACTTTAAAAATAGTAGAGGGAATGCTTACAGGTGAGTCAGAACCTGTATTAAAACATAGTGAAAAAATAGATGAAGACGTTGGTATAGGCGACCAAAAGAATATGGTATTTAGTGGTTCTTTGGTTGTGTATGGAAGAGGAACATTTGTAGTAACATCTACTGGAATGAATACTGAAATGGGAAAGGTTGCAAATTTACTTGAAACTGCTGAAAACAAACAAACTCCATTACAACAAAAACTTGATGAGTTTAGTAAAAAACTTGGTGTATTAATAGTTGCTATAGCAGCACTTATATTTATAATTCAAGTTGTAAGAAGTTTTATGAGTGGATCTGATATACCAAAAGCAAGAATTATCGCAGATTCATTTATGTTTTCAATTGCAGTAGCAGTAGCAGCTATTCCAGAAGCTTTGTCATCTATTGTAACAATAGTTTTATCTGTTGGAACTAATGATATGGCTAAAAAACAAGCAATAATTAGACAATTACCAGCAGTTGAAACGTTAGGATCGACAAGTGTTATATGTACGGATAAAACAGGGACATTAACACAAAATAAAATGACGGTAGTAGATTTTTATATGTATGAAACACCTAAAGAAGATATGAATCCAAAAAATATTAACTATTCATATCAATCTAAAATACTAACTGTAGCATCTGCTATATGTAATGATTCAAATATAAATAATGAAGGTAAAGAAATAGGGGATCCAACAGAAGTTGCATTAATAAAATTCGCTAATACTAGAAATTTAGATTACAATACATTAAGAGATAGATATAATAGATTAAATGAAATACCATTTGATAGCGATAGAAAACTTATGTCTACCGTAAATAATATTCATGGAAATGTATATATGTTCACTAAAGGAGCACCTGATGTAGTATTTAGTAGATGTAAATATGCAATGGTTGATGGAGATATTGTAGATATAAATGAAGATATACTAAATGCATATAAACGTATGAATGAAGAATTTTCGAATAAAGCATTAAGAGTATTAGCTTTTGCTATAAAAGATGTAGAAGATGATAATTTTGTTCCATTATTAGAGGATGAAGATAATATGACTTTAGTAGGTCTTATGGCAATGATAGACCCACCTAGAGAAGAAGTATATAAAGCAGTTAGAGAAGCTAAAAGTGCAGGGATAAAAACAGTTATGATAACTGGAGACCATAAAACTACAGCAGCAGCTATAGCAAAAGATATTGGTATAATGGATGAATGTGATATTGCTTTGACTGGACAAGAATTAGATTCACTTACTGATGAAGAATTAGATGAAAAGTTAGAACATATACCAGTATATGCAAGAGTCTCACCTGAAAATAAAATACGTATAGTTAAAGCATGGCAGAAAAAAGGAAAAATAACAGCAATGACAGGTGATGGTGTAAATGATGCTCCTGCTTTAAAACAAGCAGATATAGGAATAGGTATGGGTAGTGGTACAGATGTTGCTAAAGATGCAGCTGCTATGATATTAGTTGATGATAATTTTGCTACTATAGTAAACGCAGTTGAAGTAGGAAGAACTGTTTATAAAAATATTAAAAAGTCTATAACTTACTTATTTGCAGGAAACTTTGCAGGTATAATTGCTATATTATTTGCAGTATTTGCTAATTGGGAAAACCCATTTACAACATTACAATTATTATTTATAAACTTAGTAACAGATTCTCTTCCTGCTATATCTTTAGGATTTGAAAAGCCTGAAAAAAATATTATGACAAAATCACCAAGAGACCAAGATGAAAGTATATTAGCTGGAGGAACCATACAAGCAGTTTTATTTAGAGGTACAATAATAGGTATTGTAGTAATAATAGCTCAATTTATAGGAAGGCAAATATCTACGTATGTTGGAACTGCAATGGCATTTTCTACTATAACACTATGTAGAATATTACAAACATTACCAGCAAGATCAAATGAATATACATTAAAGGAAATAGGCGTATTTTCAAATATGTATGTAATATATGCAACAATAGCTTGTTTACTTATATACGGCCTTACATTACTTCCATTTATGAGACCTATATTTGATATACCATTAGAATTTGGAATTTATCAATTAGGAATATGTGTATTACTAGCTATAATATCTACATTAATAATGGAGATTATTAAATTTAGAAAATCAAATGAAAGATAA
- a CDS encoding VanZ family protein, which translates to MRKKFFIVLTIVWMGVIFYMSNQSASISSMHSGNTINIISKLPLIGNIMDYLTSINIGEFIVRKCAHMTSYCILAILLFMSVYENDIKKTVIISFLGTFLYACSDEFHQLFIYGRSGEFRDVMIDSTGGIIGLLLIIFIVKYKQINKKIEK; encoded by the coding sequence ATGAGAAAAAAATTTTTTATAGTATTAACTATAGTATGGATGGGGGTAATATTTTATATGTCTAATCAATCAGCATCAATATCATCTATGCATTCTGGAAATACAATAAATATTATAAGTAAATTGCCATTAATAGGTAATATTATGGATTACCTTACAAGTATTAATATAGGAGAATTTATAGTAAGAAAATGCGCTCATATGACTTCATATTGCATTTTAGCAATACTTTTATTTATGTCGGTATATGAAAATGATATAAAAAAAACAGTAATAATTTCATTTTTAGGAACATTTTTATATGCATGTAGTGACGAATTTCATCAATTATTCATATATGGAAGAAGCGGTGAGTTTAGAGATGTAATGATAGATTCTACTGGAGGAATTATAGGTCTATTACTTATTATTTTTATAGTAAAATATAAACAAATTAATAAGAAAATTGAAAAATAG
- a CDS encoding aldose epimerase family protein: protein MHLTKTLLKKIDNKEIISYNVRFDNGFEVEILNLGGIITKIITPDKNGNLENVVVGYKDIESYIQNPSYFGAIIGRTSGRICEGQISIDGVDYELAKNYNPHQGHGGYKGFNSKIWDLKVLEEENNITLKLYAKSLDMEENYPGNLDLCVSFKIYEDYKIEQTYEAVSDKKTLVNMTNHSYFNLSGDIKRPIIDEYLKVDCDYILELDKTCVPTGKKISVENTPFDFKKEMKIGDRINNNHKQIQIGCGYDHIFVLNNSQNQIKLNDRISGRNMIIDTDQNCVVIYSMNFPDEVELYNGKKTQKRYGICFETQAAPIGRDMCFIEDSLLNKGEKYTQKTTYTFSIN from the coding sequence ATGCACTTAACAAAAACATTACTAAAAAAAATAGATAATAAAGAGATAATATCTTATAATGTAAGATTTGATAATGGATTTGAAGTAGAAATACTTAATTTAGGTGGGATAATAACTAAAATAATAACACCAGATAAAAATGGAAATTTAGAAAATGTTGTAGTAGGGTATAAAGATATAGAAAGTTATATACAAAATCCATCTTACTTTGGAGCGATAATAGGAAGAACTTCAGGTAGAATTTGTGAAGGACAAATATCGATAGATGGAGTAGATTATGAATTAGCTAAAAATTATAATCCTCATCAAGGGCATGGAGGATACAAAGGATTTAATTCTAAAATTTGGGATTTAAAAGTGTTAGAAGAAGAAAATAACATAACTTTAAAATTATATGCTAAATCTTTAGATATGGAAGAAAATTATCCAGGGAATTTAGATTTATGTGTAAGTTTTAAAATATATGAAGACTATAAAATAGAGCAAACTTATGAAGCTGTAAGTGATAAAAAAACATTAGTTAATATGACGAATCATAGCTATTTTAATTTAAGTGGAGATATAAAAAGACCGATAATAGATGAATATTTAAAAGTAGACTGTGATTATATATTAGAACTTGATAAGACTTGTGTACCAACAGGTAAAAAAATAAGTGTAGAAAACACTCCATTTGATTTTAAAAAAGAAATGAAAATAGGAGATAGAATAAATAATAATCATAAACAAATTCAAATTGGATGTGGTTATGACCATATATTTGTATTAAACAATAGTCAAAATCAAATAAAATTAAATGATAGAATATCAGGAAGAAATATGATAATTGATACAGATCAAAATTGTGTGGTTATATACAGTATGAATTTCCCTGATGAGGTAGAACTTTATAATGGTAAAAAGACTCAAAAAAGATATGGAATATGTTTTGAAACACAAGCTGCACCAATAGGAAGAGATATGTGCTTTATAGAAGATTCTTTATTAAATAAAGGGGAAAAGTATACTCAAAAAACTACTTATACGTTTTCTATAAATTAA
- a CDS encoding MarR family winged helix-turn-helix transcriptional regulator: MTNTQEILNKLLVQLFNDILHIEEKSLKNTDLMDLSMTEIHTIEAIGIKEARTMGEIAHDLRITVGTLTAAITRLINKGYVERKRTEEDRRVVLVSLTYKGETVYKEHQVFHEDMITSMLGNFSEEEENILAIALEKLNNFFEEKYESFK; the protein is encoded by the coding sequence ATGACAAATACTCAAGAGATATTAAATAAATTATTGGTACAGTTATTTAATGATATTTTACATATAGAAGAAAAGTCTCTTAAAAATACAGATTTGATGGATTTATCAATGACAGAAATACATACTATAGAAGCTATAGGAATAAAAGAAGCTAGAACTATGGGCGAAATTGCACATGATTTGAGAATAACAGTAGGAACACTTACTGCAGCTATAACAAGACTTATAAATAAAGGATATGTTGAGAGGAAGAGAACAGAAGAAGATAGAAGGGTGGTACTTGTAAGTTTAACGTATAAAGGAGAAACTGTTTATAAGGAACATCAAGTATTTCATGAAGACATGATTACTTCAATGCTAGGTAATTTCTCAGAAGAAGAAGAAAATATACTTGCAATAGCGCTAGAAAAACTGAATAATTTCTTTGAAGAAAAATATGAAAGCTTTAAATAG
- a CDS encoding SpoIVB peptidase S55 domain-containing protein produces MKLFKSLILTLVVTLILTTSSIFCQDTVKLVPSGEVVGLNIELKHPYVYQILSEDAKDLEHGDIILSVKYKLKKVKSIDKINEIMKLKNQDIIVEFSREGTNYTQKMTTEQLRMYVLKEVISGIGTITAINENGEFVGISHSIKMENRAIEFNKCEVFETSYVQEIKSYKDRVGSLIANITDKKIGSVYSMGEYGVKGKSDSFKYSKKKSLEIAQPKIGKAYIYCKAPVTNELKLHEIEIIKVGKESSQIKIVDENLIKYRGGAVVGMSGSPIIQDNKIVGGLRSIVIKNPTRGYIANIHSMLYDN; encoded by the coding sequence ATGAAATTATTTAAATCTTTAATTTTAACTTTAGTTGTAACATTGATACTAACTACATCATCAATATTTTGTCAGGATACAGTAAAGTTAGTTCCAAGTGGAGAAGTTGTTGGATTAAATATAGAATTAAAGCATCCTTATGTGTATCAAATATTAAGTGAAGATGCAAAAGATTTAGAACATGGAGATATAATATTATCAGTAAAATATAAGCTTAAAAAAGTAAAATCAATAGATAAAATAAATGAAATTATGAAATTAAAAAATCAAGATATAATAGTAGAATTCTCTAGAGAAGGCACAAATTATACACAAAAGATGACTACAGAACAACTTAGGATGTATGTATTAAAAGAAGTTATATCAGGGATAGGTACTATAACTGCAATAAATGAAAATGGAGAATTTGTTGGAATATCTCATAGTATAAAAATGGAAAACAGAGCAATAGAGTTTAATAAATGTGAAGTTTTTGAAACATCATATGTTCAAGAAATAAAATCTTATAAAGATCGAGTAGGAAGTTTAATAGCAAATATAACTGATAAAAAAATAGGTAGCGTATATTCAATGGGGGAATATGGGGTCAAAGGCAAATCTGATAGTTTTAAATATTCTAAGAAAAAATCTTTAGAAATAGCACAACCCAAAATTGGTAAAGCATATATATATTGTAAAGCTCCAGTTACAAATGAACTAAAGCTACATGAAATAGAAATAATAAAAGTTGGTAAAGAGTCATCTCAAATAAAGATAGTTGATGAAAATCTAATAAAATATAGAGGTGGAGCTGTGGTAGGTATGAGTGGATCTCCAATAATACAAGATAATAAAATAGTAGGTGGATTAAGAAGTATAGTCATAAAAAATCCTACAAGAGGTTATATTGCTAATATTCATAGTATGTTGTATGATAATTAA
- a CDS encoding dihydroorotase, which produces MILIKNGRVIDPKSKRDEVVDIVIKDNKILKIGECSLTDEYEKIIDASGCIIAPGLIDVHVHFRDPGFTHKEDIKTGSKSAAKGGFTTVVCMANTNPIVDNEETLNYIKERAKASSINVLQACAITKGFKGKELVNMKHLKECGAVGFTDDGLPIMDSDVIYNAMLKAKELDVPLSFHEEDPSLITVAGINEGEISKKLGISGASNVAEDVMVARDCMIAIKTGAKVNIQHISSGVSVETVRMAKRLGANVYAEATPHHFTLTEEDVLNYGTNAKMNPPLRTENDKLKIIEGLQDGTIEIIATDHAPHTYEEKSVEFAKAPSGIVGLETALALGVTNLVKKGYLSMMALLEKMTINPAQLYNLDCGYIKEGSVADLVIFNPDESYKVSEFESKSFNSPFIGYELYGKINYTICRGKIVFDGMSK; this is translated from the coding sequence ATGATACTTATAAAAAATGGTAGGGTAATAGACCCAAAATCTAAAAGGGATGAAGTAGTAGATATAGTAATAAAAGATAATAAAATATTAAAAATAGGTGAGTGCTCATTAACAGATGAATATGAAAAGATTATAGATGCTAGTGGATGTATAATAGCTCCTGGACTTATAGATGTTCATGTTCATTTTAGAGATCCAGGATTTACTCATAAAGAAGATATAAAAACGGGTTCAAAGTCAGCTGCAAAAGGTGGATTTACGACAGTTGTATGCATGGCAAATACTAATCCTATAGTTGATAATGAAGAAACTTTAAATTATATAAAAGAAAGAGCAAAAGCATCTTCTATAAATGTTTTACAAGCATGTGCTATAACTAAAGGATTTAAAGGCAAAGAGTTAGTTAATATGAAACATCTTAAAGAATGTGGAGCAGTAGGATTTACTGATGATGGGCTTCCTATAATGGATAGTGATGTTATATATAATGCTATGCTAAAAGCAAAAGAGCTTGATGTTCCTCTAAGTTTTCATGAAGAAGATCCATCTCTTATAACTGTAGCTGGTATAAATGAAGGAGAAATATCTAAAAAGTTAGGTATATCTGGGGCAAGTAATGTAGCAGAAGATGTTATGGTAGCAAGAGATTGTATGATAGCTATAAAAACAGGGGCAAAGGTAAACATACAACATATAAGTTCTGGAGTATCAGTCGAAACTGTAAGAATGGCTAAAAGATTAGGGGCTAATGTATACGCAGAAGCAACACCACATCATTTTACTTTAACAGAAGAAGATGTATTAAATTATGGTACAAATGCTAAAATGAATCCTCCTCTTAGAACTGAAAATGATAAATTAAAAATAATAGAAGGATTACAAGATGGTACGATAGAAATAATAGCAACAGATCATGCACCTCATACTTATGAAGAAAAGAGTGTTGAATTTGCAAAAGCTCCAAGTGGAATAGTAGGGCTTGAAACTGCATTAGCTCTTGGTGTAACTAATTTAGTTAAAAAAGGTTATTTAAGCATGATGGCATTACTTGAAAAAATGACTATAAATCCAGCACAACTTTACAATCTAGATTGTGGATATATAAAGGAAGGTTCTGTAGCTGATTTAGTAATATTTAATCCTGATGAAAGCTATAAAGTAAGTGAATTTGAATCAAAATCTTTTAATTCACCATTTATAGGATATGAGTTATATGGAAAGATTAATTATACTATATGTAGAGGGAAGATAGTATTTGATGGTATGAGTAAATAG